The following proteins are co-located in the Paludibaculum fermentans genome:
- a CDS encoding GNAT family N-acetyltransferase — protein sequence MRGWERNAGNLSASLSFYGPWEMRGGVKLITSPVTYSVFNIALLTDPVSDLEGEMERRIRIAEAHYAAKQRQWSFWVCEDFLGARTARRVLKTFENAGLICIAESPGMETDEMPAPRRELPPLEYRKVEDRTTRSDFSRVVSQCFHIPTAISQRIYESGEPWHAPLEIWLGYFDGYAVTSTAVIEAAGALGIYSVATLPSWRGRGMGEAVMRHAVADMRQRGVRGPLVLQSSPAGLDLYRRLGFRRTTRYSVFATA from the coding sequence ATGAGAGGCTGGGAACGCAACGCGGGCAACCTGTCCGCCTCTCTCTCTTTCTACGGTCCGTGGGAGATGCGCGGAGGCGTGAAACTCATCACCTCTCCCGTGACTTACTCCGTCTTCAACATCGCCCTGCTGACGGATCCCGTCTCCGATCTGGAAGGCGAGATGGAGCGCCGCATCCGCATCGCCGAGGCGCACTACGCCGCGAAGCAGCGCCAGTGGTCATTCTGGGTTTGCGAGGACTTTCTCGGCGCCCGCACGGCCCGCCGCGTCCTGAAGACCTTCGAGAACGCCGGCCTCATCTGCATCGCCGAATCGCCGGGCATGGAGACGGACGAGATGCCCGCTCCACGTCGCGAACTGCCCCCACTGGAGTACCGCAAAGTAGAGGATCGCACCACCCGCTCCGACTTCTCCCGCGTCGTCTCGCAGTGCTTCCACATTCCCACCGCCATTTCGCAGCGGATCTATGAATCGGGCGAGCCCTGGCATGCGCCGCTGGAGATCTGGCTCGGCTACTTCGACGGCTATGCCGTCACCAGCACCGCCGTCATCGAGGCCGCCGGAGCCCTGGGCATCTACTCGGTAGCCACCTTGCCCTCCTGGCGCGGACGCGGCATGGGGGAAGCCGTCATGCGCCACGCCGTCGCCGACATGCGGCAGCGCGGTGTGCGCGGCCCACTGGTCCTGCAGTCCTCCCCCGCCGGACTCGACCTCTACCGCCGCCTCGGCTTCCGCCGCACCACCCGCTACTCCGTCTTCGCCACAGCCTGA
- a CDS encoding redoxin domain-containing protein: MSRCSAFVLLSLAAAALACGEEDTHRTLAIGSPAPNFSLPGIDGRTHQLSEYSSSPILAIVFTCNHCPTAQLYEGRIKKLVSDYSGKGVTFVAIQPNAADAVRLNELGYTDVGDTFEDMQLRAAYRQFNFPYLNDGETQAVAEAYGPKATPHVFVFDAERKLRYEGRIDNSQRESLVKIQDLRNALDAMLAGKPVAVPHTPVFGCSTKWRSKHASQVEEMKKIEAESVTITAASIDDLRKLRANATDKVVLVNFWATWCGPCISEFPALETTFRMYRGRDFNLVTVATNLPDERAGVIKALEKQHASSTNLQFASEDTYAMQAAFDAKWEAGVPYTVLLAPGGKVLYQKQGEVDILELRRVILGNLPDPDYLGHRAYWAAR; encoded by the coding sequence ATGTCGAGATGCTCCGCCTTCGTCCTCCTGAGCCTGGCCGCGGCCGCTTTGGCCTGCGGCGAGGAAGACACTCACCGCACGCTGGCTATCGGTTCTCCAGCGCCCAACTTCTCCCTGCCCGGCATCGACGGCAGGACGCACCAGCTCAGCGAGTACTCGTCCAGCCCGATCCTGGCCATCGTCTTCACCTGCAACCACTGCCCCACGGCCCAACTCTACGAAGGCCGTATTAAGAAACTGGTCAGCGACTACTCCGGCAAGGGCGTCACCTTCGTCGCCATCCAGCCCAACGCGGCCGATGCCGTGCGCCTCAACGAACTCGGCTACACCGATGTCGGCGACACCTTCGAAGACATGCAGCTCCGTGCCGCCTACCGCCAGTTCAACTTTCCTTACCTCAATGACGGCGAGACACAAGCCGTGGCCGAGGCCTACGGACCCAAGGCCACGCCGCACGTCTTCGTCTTCGATGCCGAACGCAAGCTGCGCTATGAAGGCCGCATCGACAACAGCCAGCGCGAGTCTCTCGTCAAGATCCAGGATCTGCGCAACGCGCTCGACGCCATGCTCGCCGGCAAGCCCGTCGCCGTGCCGCACACGCCCGTCTTCGGCTGTTCCACCAAGTGGCGCTCCAAGCACGCCAGCCAGGTGGAGGAGATGAAGAAGATCGAAGCGGAGTCCGTCACCATCACCGCCGCCAGCATCGACGACCTCAGGAAATTGCGCGCTAACGCCACCGACAAAGTGGTGCTCGTCAACTTCTGGGCCACCTGGTGCGGACCCTGCATCAGCGAGTTCCCCGCCCTGGAGACCACCTTCCGCATGTACCGCGGCCGCGACTTCAACCTCGTCACCGTCGCCACCAACCTGCCCGATGAGCGCGCCGGCGTCATCAAGGCCCTGGAGAAACAGCACGCGTCCAGCACCAACCTGCAGTTCGCCTCCGAAGATACCTACGCCATGCAGGCCGCCTTCGATGCCAAGTGGGAGGCCGGCGTCCCCTACACCGTCCTGCTGGCGCCCGGCGGCAAGGTGCTCTACCAGAAGCAGGGCGAAGTGGACATCCTGGAGCTGCGCCGCGTGATCCTGGGCAATCTGCCGGATCCCGACTACCTGGGCCACCGCGCCTACTGGGCCGCCAGGTAG
- a CDS encoding bifunctional heptose 7-phosphate kinase/heptose 1-phosphate adenyltransferase yields the protein MLNARRANELIRRFADLRVLVAGDLMLDEFVWGNVARISPEAPVPVVEVTGESFYAGGAANVARNLREFTPGVSVAGLTGADPAGERLTGLLRDAGIDSTCILEDPNRRTIVKTRVVARHQQVVRIDRESRLKPDERQARDLLARLEDALSRCDALLLSDYAKGFLTPEVAQGLCRLAKGKIITVDPSPKNPLPWQGVTAVKPNLKEARAASGLGDEAEPEAAGTELLRRWGTEMVLLTMGEQGMLLLHQGEAVYHTPTRAREVFDVSGAGDTAIAVFTLGLAAGASPAEAAELANHASGVAVGKLGTATVNPRELEESVREIHGE from the coding sequence ATGTTGAACGCCCGCCGCGCTAATGAATTGATCCGCCGTTTCGCGGATCTCCGGGTCCTGGTCGCCGGGGACCTGATGCTGGATGAGTTCGTCTGGGGCAATGTCGCCCGCATCTCGCCCGAGGCGCCCGTGCCCGTCGTCGAGGTCACCGGCGAGTCCTTTTACGCCGGCGGAGCCGCCAACGTCGCCCGCAACCTACGCGAGTTCACCCCGGGCGTCAGCGTCGCCGGACTCACCGGAGCCGATCCCGCAGGCGAACGCCTCACCGGCCTCCTGCGCGACGCCGGCATCGACTCCACCTGCATCCTGGAAGACCCGAACCGCCGCACCATCGTCAAAACACGCGTCGTCGCCCGCCATCAGCAGGTGGTCCGCATCGACCGCGAATCGCGCCTCAAGCCCGACGAACGCCAGGCCCGCGACCTGCTCGCCCGCCTGGAAGACGCCCTCAGCCGCTGCGACGCCCTGCTGCTCTCCGACTATGCCAAGGGCTTCCTCACGCCCGAGGTCGCCCAGGGCTTGTGCCGTCTTGCCAAGGGCAAGATCATCACTGTCGATCCCAGCCCGAAGAATCCGCTGCCGTGGCAGGGCGTCACAGCCGTGAAGCCGAACCTGAAGGAGGCCCGCGCGGCGTCGGGGTTAGGAGACGAAGCGGAGCCGGAGGCGGCAGGAACTGAACTGCTGCGGCGCTGGGGTACGGAGATGGTCCTGCTCACCATGGGCGAGCAGGGCATGCTGCTGCTCCATCAGGGCGAAGCGGTCTATCACACCCCCACCCGGGCCCGCGAAGTCTTCGACGTCTCCGGAGCCGGAGACACCGCCATCGCCGTCTTCACACTGGGCCTCGCCGCCGGAGCCTCGCCCGCGGAAGCCGCCGAACTGGCCAACCACGCCAGCGGAGTCGCGGTCGGCAAACTGGGCACGGCCACGGTCAATCCGCGGGAATTGGAAGAGAGTGTGCGGGAAATCCACGGGGAATAG
- a CDS encoding sialidase family protein, which translates to MILALLLLWSQAAAAPPGVVIDHHPGKTQQYIGSPSIAIGPGGAYVASHDFFGKGSTQSTSAVSRVFRSTDRGKTWTKTAEFSDQFWSNLFMHRGQLYLMGTTYEYGRIVIRKSVDGGVTWSAPAFLTEDTGYHTAPVPMAEKGGRLWRGFEFHPQGKWGFFEAFLISAPLKSDLMDPKSWTKTERLRYPKELAGEGDHWLEGNAIVDRKGEMLDILRVANLEKAAIVKLKGGKFEFEGLVPFPGGAKKFTIRWDKKSKRYWTLSNPALEKYERSAKDPASVRNTLALMSSPDLRHWTVERIVLSHPDVEKHAFQYVDWQFDGDDLIVASRTAFDDEEGGAPRGHDANFLTFHRVEKFRTNPK; encoded by the coding sequence ATGATTCTTGCACTCCTTTTGCTGTGGAGCCAGGCCGCCGCGGCGCCGCCCGGTGTGGTGATCGATCATCATCCCGGGAAGACGCAGCAATACATTGGATCGCCGTCCATCGCGATTGGGCCCGGCGGGGCGTATGTGGCGTCGCACGACTTCTTCGGCAAGGGATCGACGCAATCGACGTCGGCGGTGTCGCGCGTGTTCCGCTCCACGGATCGGGGCAAGACGTGGACGAAGACGGCCGAGTTTTCTGATCAGTTCTGGTCGAACCTGTTCATGCACCGCGGGCAGCTTTACCTGATGGGGACGACCTATGAGTACGGGCGGATCGTGATCCGCAAGTCGGTGGATGGGGGCGTGACGTGGAGCGCTCCGGCGTTCCTCACGGAGGATACGGGCTACCACACGGCTCCGGTGCCGATGGCGGAAAAGGGCGGCCGGTTGTGGCGCGGCTTCGAGTTTCATCCGCAGGGCAAGTGGGGCTTCTTCGAGGCGTTCCTGATCTCGGCGCCGCTCAAGTCGGACCTGATGGATCCCAAGAGTTGGACGAAGACGGAGCGCCTGCGGTATCCGAAGGAACTGGCCGGAGAAGGGGACCACTGGCTGGAAGGCAACGCGATCGTCGACCGCAAGGGCGAGATGCTGGACATACTGCGCGTTGCCAATCTGGAGAAGGCCGCGATTGTGAAGCTGAAGGGCGGAAAGTTCGAGTTTGAAGGACTGGTGCCATTCCCAGGCGGCGCGAAGAAGTTCACCATCCGCTGGGATAAGAAGAGCAAACGCTACTGGACGCTGTCGAACCCGGCGCTGGAAAAGTACGAGCGGTCGGCCAAGGATCCGGCATCAGTGCGGAATACGCTGGCGCTGATGTCATCTCCGGACCTGCGGCACTGGACGGTGGAGAGGATCGTGCTGTCGCATCCGGATGTGGAGAAGCACGCGTTCCAGTATGTCGACTGGCAATTCGATGGCGACGATCTCATCGTGGCGTCGCGTACGGCGTTCGACGACGAGGAGGGTGGAGCACCGCGCGGGCATGACGCGAACTTCCTGACCTTTCACCGCGTGGAGAAGTTCCGCACAAATCCGAAGTGA
- a CDS encoding DNA polymerase Y family protein gives MRTVVHWDGDRFFASIEQAADKRLRSRPVAVGGARRGVVLSASVEARRLGIRPGWPMARARRAVPALVVLPAHFDLYERFFDQILGLCRETTPLVEPAEVGAAWLDLTGAERWNRQDAEHVITKLRGTVHEWLRVSISAGIASNKMVARIAARLRKPGAQMVVPPGTERVFLAPLPLRILPGLEMGSLDALEVAGLRTIGQFAGAPIDALATVLGRGALPLLRRAQGVSEEPVGRKRVSEPGWSEFLEFPEDVWEEPVLLATLRRMLERLMAQVRAAGVEVRRLALEVRYTDHEESRKSMELAEPTALESETFALLPGLLEGAWTRRVRLRALTLKAGRVYRPSPQMDLFAPDSTRREHDLKLAAIVDRLRREHGASIVRRGDELQLKTA, from the coding sequence ATGCGCACCGTGGTCCATTGGGATGGCGACCGGTTCTTCGCCTCCATCGAGCAGGCTGCCGATAAGCGGCTGCGGAGCAGGCCTGTGGCCGTGGGCGGCGCGCGGCGCGGGGTGGTGCTGTCGGCGAGCGTGGAGGCCCGGCGGCTGGGCATTCGTCCCGGCTGGCCGATGGCGCGGGCGCGGCGGGCGGTGCCGGCCCTGGTGGTGCTGCCGGCGCATTTCGATCTCTACGAACGATTTTTCGACCAGATTCTGGGGCTGTGCCGTGAGACGACTCCGCTGGTGGAGCCGGCTGAGGTGGGCGCGGCATGGCTGGACCTGACCGGAGCGGAGCGCTGGAACCGGCAGGACGCCGAGCATGTGATTACGAAACTGCGCGGCACGGTGCACGAGTGGCTGCGGGTGTCGATTTCAGCGGGTATCGCCAGCAACAAGATGGTGGCGCGGATTGCGGCGCGGCTGCGCAAGCCGGGCGCGCAGATGGTGGTGCCACCGGGGACGGAGCGTGTGTTCCTGGCTCCGCTGCCGCTGCGGATCTTGCCCGGGCTGGAGATGGGCTCCCTGGACGCGCTGGAGGTGGCGGGGCTGCGCACCATCGGGCAGTTCGCGGGCGCGCCCATCGATGCGCTGGCGACGGTGCTGGGCCGCGGGGCGCTGCCGCTGCTGCGCCGGGCGCAGGGCGTTTCGGAGGAGCCTGTCGGCCGCAAGCGGGTGTCGGAGCCGGGGTGGAGCGAGTTTCTCGAATTTCCGGAAGACGTATGGGAGGAGCCGGTGCTGCTGGCGACGTTGCGGCGCATGCTGGAGCGGCTGATGGCCCAGGTGCGCGCGGCTGGTGTGGAGGTGCGGCGGTTGGCGCTGGAAGTGCGGTATACGGATCACGAAGAGTCGCGGAAGAGTATGGAACTGGCGGAGCCGACGGCGCTGGAGAGCGAGACATTCGCGCTGTTGCCGGGGCTGCTGGAAGGGGCGTGGACGCGGCGGGTGCGGCTGCGGGCGCTGACGTTGAAGGCGGGCCGCGTCTATCGGCCCTCGCCGCAGATGGACCTGTTTGCGCCGGATTCCACCCGGCGCGAGCATGACTTGAAACTGGCTGCGATTGTCGACCGCCTGCGGCGGGAACACGGCGCCTCGATTGTGCGCCGCGGCGACGAACTGCAGTTGAAAACGGCATGA
- a CDS encoding DUF4260 domain-containing protein — protein MTPRPLLHLEGAAVFAFSLFAYHSNHGSWSLFALLFLAPDLSMLGYLANARTGASAYNAFHTYVGPLLLLLYSIGAGRPMLLPLAFIWLAHLGFDRMLGYGLKYPTHFKDTHLSPDRHTFNTTVLQAVAKTE, from the coding sequence GTGACCCCTCGACCACTCCTGCACCTGGAAGGCGCCGCCGTGTTTGCGTTCAGCCTCTTCGCCTATCACTCGAATCACGGCAGTTGGAGCCTGTTCGCGCTGCTCTTTCTGGCACCCGATCTCTCGATGCTCGGCTATCTGGCCAACGCCCGGACCGGAGCCTCTGCCTACAATGCGTTCCACACCTATGTGGGTCCCCTGCTGCTGCTTTTGTACTCCATTGGGGCCGGCCGGCCCATGCTCTTGCCGTTGGCATTCATCTGGCTCGCGCATCTCGGCTTTGACCGGATGCTGGGTTACGGGCTGAAGTATCCGACTCACTTCAAGGACACGCACCTGAGCCCGGACCGGCACACATTCAACACGACCGTACTTCAGGCTGTGGCGAAGACGGAGTAG
- a CDS encoding DEAD/DEAH box helicase gives MTAETIPGARVGHAVFGHGTVVRAWSERVEIRFDSFGALTLPRRTHPLVVVSTPEPEGAQVDQRVLNEIRAAVQAERQAGARPVECEVEEVYRDGPLWCLRVVSDELDVSLEGARAWWPDPGKGAAEIVSILPEEGVLWLRGPSAAVPCAGRKIYLYPPEFLQKLSDLWQDKNWSAQALEWYEAMRAGANPAGGEGLEDAPYPWLRRAQRRAFALPRWRFSLLHGPPGTGKTTTLGALLAQFLIQRPEGRVLLVANTNAAVDLALLAVDKQLEQRGERPVCQRIGTNFDTAQYVTRPHLLPAHSLHLLDSLAKLEAQSADPADGPTYANWKDAVGKVRSKLRTRILAALKRARLAAMTTARALMGVQDLKDTGAYDLIVFDEASQVSLAHALALLPLARRALFAGDPRQLAPVVKASASNGPAARWLGRTAFDVVEQGEATEFLDEQSRMAEPICRLVSEAFYEGRLRVAGDALASPLWHAERAGHELRVTPVRSQALWSPLYQGLVREESARAIAELVPRLLLDTRPSQIAVVTPYRAQRALIEHLLRRQGCGGVLITTAHAVQGSERHTILFDPVDAAGRFLSREDLGPRLINVALSRAQARLLLFLSDSDWKNPALAGAQGYLAAQ, from the coding sequence ATGACGGCCGAGACGATACCGGGCGCGCGGGTGGGGCATGCGGTGTTCGGGCACGGCACGGTGGTGCGGGCGTGGAGCGAGCGGGTGGAGATCCGCTTCGACTCGTTTGGCGCGCTGACGCTGCCGCGGCGGACGCATCCGCTGGTGGTGGTGAGTACGCCGGAGCCCGAAGGCGCGCAGGTGGATCAGCGGGTGCTGAACGAGATCCGCGCGGCGGTGCAGGCGGAACGGCAGGCGGGAGCGCGGCCGGTGGAGTGCGAGGTGGAAGAGGTCTACCGGGACGGCCCGCTGTGGTGCCTGCGCGTGGTGTCGGACGAACTGGATGTGTCGTTGGAAGGGGCGCGGGCGTGGTGGCCGGATCCTGGCAAGGGCGCGGCGGAGATCGTCTCGATCCTGCCGGAAGAGGGCGTGCTGTGGCTGCGCGGCCCCAGTGCAGCGGTGCCGTGCGCGGGCCGCAAGATCTACCTGTACCCACCGGAGTTCCTGCAGAAGCTGTCCGACTTGTGGCAGGACAAGAACTGGTCGGCGCAGGCGCTGGAGTGGTATGAGGCGATGCGGGCGGGTGCGAATCCGGCCGGCGGTGAAGGGTTGGAGGATGCCCCCTATCCCTGGCTGAGGCGGGCGCAGCGGCGAGCCTTCGCGCTGCCGCGGTGGCGGTTTTCGCTGCTGCACGGGCCGCCGGGTACGGGCAAGACCACGACGCTGGGGGCGCTGCTGGCGCAGTTCCTCATCCAGCGGCCGGAGGGGCGTGTGCTGCTGGTGGCGAATACGAACGCCGCGGTGGACCTGGCGCTGCTGGCCGTGGACAAGCAGTTGGAGCAGCGCGGCGAGCGTCCGGTGTGCCAGCGCATCGGAACGAACTTCGATACCGCGCAGTATGTGACGCGGCCGCACCTGCTGCCGGCGCACAGCCTGCACCTGCTGGACTCGCTGGCTAAGTTGGAGGCGCAGTCGGCCGATCCGGCGGACGGGCCGACGTATGCGAACTGGAAGGACGCGGTGGGCAAGGTGCGGTCGAAGCTGCGGACGCGGATCCTGGCGGCCTTGAAGCGGGCGCGGCTGGCGGCGATGACGACGGCCCGGGCGCTGATGGGCGTGCAGGATTTGAAGGACACGGGCGCGTACGACCTGATCGTCTTCGACGAAGCGAGCCAGGTGAGCCTGGCGCATGCGCTGGCGCTGCTGCCGCTGGCACGGAGGGCGCTGTTTGCCGGGGATCCCAGGCAACTGGCTCCGGTGGTGAAGGCGTCGGCGTCGAACGGGCCGGCGGCGCGCTGGCTGGGCCGGACGGCGTTCGATGTGGTGGAGCAGGGCGAGGCAACCGAGTTCCTGGACGAGCAGTCACGCATGGCAGAGCCCATCTGCCGGCTGGTGAGCGAGGCGTTCTATGAGGGACGGCTGCGGGTGGCGGGCGATGCGCTGGCCAGTCCGCTGTGGCATGCCGAGCGGGCCGGACACGAGTTGCGGGTGACGCCGGTGCGGAGCCAGGCATTGTGGTCGCCGCTCTATCAGGGGCTGGTGCGGGAAGAGTCCGCGCGGGCGATTGCGGAGCTGGTGCCGCGGTTGTTGCTCGACACACGGCCCTCGCAGATCGCGGTGGTGACTCCGTATCGCGCGCAGCGGGCATTGATCGAGCATCTGCTGCGGCGGCAGGGCTGTGGCGGTGTACTCATCACGACGGCGCACGCGGTGCAGGGCAGCGAGCGTCACACCATCCTGTTCGATCCCGTGGACGCGGCGGGCCGGTTTCTGAGCCGCGAGGATCTGGGGCCGCGGCTGATCAACGTGGCCTTGAGCCGGGCGCAGGCGCGGCTGCTGCTGTTCCTGTCGGATTCTGACTGGAAGAACCCGGCGCTGGCCGGAGCGCAGGGCTACCTGGCGGCCCAGTAG
- the priA gene encoding primosomal protein N': MPTFFEYIDVSLPVPIDRPFTYRLPETLRHRVAPGCRIIVPFGSRKLTGVILRAHNDPPSVTAKEALRLLDAEPVLEEKLLALGRWVADYYCAPLGEVLRSMAPLTGEVRRTRVWALTDKGHSVIRQLLIGEPGNDTAVDLLRLLEQRALSETTLERKFPGAKKLLKSLEKKGLIELEQNLAERDPMRAPAARLRVEFQGRPAEVKLTKQERELVAYLELHPGTHNLEELELLVKGASQAARAMARRNLLILKPEALTADTSWAKPRHDLNPEQQAAYDEIRKALDAHHYQTFLLRGVTGSGKTEVYLSAIEAALQLDRGALLLVPEIALTPAMAGQFHSRFGDQVAILHSAFNDSERAEQWRRLRSGLAKVGVGTRSAVFAPVANLGLIIVDEEHDQSYKQEETPRYNGRDVAIVRAREAKAVVVLGSATPSLESRYNVERGKSRLLELPVRVGDRPMPTVELIDMREEFLETRQNGLFSRKLIEAIGAKIESGEQTVLLMNRRGFSASVACRSCGERVQCVNCAVALTFHRRDNRLLCHYCNFAQRVPQVCPHCGSEHIYFLGSGSEKVEDELHRHLPRARIARLDRDTVTGKNRYEQILGGFREGNYDILVGTQMIAKGHDIPNVTLVGVVSGDIGLAMPDFRSAERAFQLLTQVAGRAGRHSLPGTVLIQTINPDHYAIRCAAEQDFGKFYEKELQFRRLMRYPPFCAMANIVVRAEKQEDALRMSGQIANLLGMPEEGIKVLGPAEAPVPRLKNEFRYQTLIKAISRPKLNELLKCLRQHALDDKWPATALVVDVDPMSLL, encoded by the coding sequence GTGCCGACCTTTTTTGAATACATCGACGTCAGCCTGCCCGTTCCTATCGATCGGCCTTTTACCTATCGTTTGCCCGAAACGCTGCGCCATCGCGTAGCGCCCGGGTGCCGCATCATCGTACCCTTCGGCTCCCGCAAACTCACCGGCGTGATCCTCCGCGCCCATAACGATCCGCCCTCCGTCACCGCCAAGGAAGCCCTGCGCCTACTCGACGCGGAACCCGTTCTGGAAGAGAAACTTCTGGCCCTCGGCCGGTGGGTAGCCGACTACTATTGCGCTCCCCTGGGCGAGGTCCTGCGCAGCATGGCTCCGCTCACCGGCGAGGTCCGCCGCACCCGCGTCTGGGCCCTCACCGACAAAGGCCACTCCGTCATCCGGCAACTCCTCATCGGCGAACCCGGCAACGACACCGCCGTCGACCTCTTGCGCCTGCTGGAACAGCGTGCCCTCTCGGAAACCACCCTCGAGCGCAAGTTCCCCGGAGCCAAAAAGCTCCTGAAAAGCCTGGAGAAGAAAGGGCTGATCGAACTCGAGCAGAACCTGGCCGAACGCGACCCCATGCGCGCCCCCGCCGCCCGCCTGCGTGTCGAATTCCAGGGACGCCCGGCCGAGGTCAAACTCACCAAGCAGGAACGCGAACTCGTCGCCTATCTCGAACTCCACCCCGGCACCCACAATCTGGAGGAACTGGAGCTCCTGGTCAAGGGCGCCTCCCAGGCTGCGCGCGCCATGGCTCGCCGCAACCTGTTGATTCTCAAGCCCGAGGCCCTCACCGCCGACACCTCCTGGGCAAAGCCCCGCCACGACCTGAACCCCGAGCAGCAGGCCGCCTACGACGAGATCCGCAAGGCGCTGGACGCCCACCACTACCAGACGTTCCTCCTGCGCGGCGTCACCGGCTCAGGCAAAACCGAGGTCTACCTCAGCGCCATCGAGGCCGCCCTCCAGCTCGACCGCGGAGCCCTCCTCCTGGTCCCCGAAATTGCCCTCACCCCCGCCATGGCGGGCCAGTTCCACTCGCGCTTCGGCGACCAGGTCGCCATCCTCCACTCCGCCTTCAACGACAGTGAACGCGCCGAGCAGTGGCGCCGCCTGCGCAGCGGCCTGGCCAAGGTTGGGGTCGGCACCCGTTCCGCCGTCTTCGCCCCCGTCGCCAACCTGGGCCTGATTATCGTCGACGAAGAGCACGACCAGAGCTACAAACAGGAAGAGACGCCGCGCTACAACGGCCGCGACGTCGCCATCGTCCGCGCCCGTGAAGCCAAGGCGGTGGTGGTGCTCGGCTCCGCCACGCCCAGCCTGGAGAGCCGCTACAACGTCGAGCGCGGCAAGAGCCGCCTGCTGGAACTGCCGGTCCGCGTCGGCGACCGCCCCATGCCCACGGTCGAACTCATCGACATGCGCGAGGAGTTCCTGGAGACCCGCCAGAACGGCCTCTTCTCCCGCAAACTGATCGAAGCCATCGGCGCCAAGATCGAGAGCGGCGAGCAGACGGTGCTGCTGATGAACCGGCGCGGCTTCTCGGCCTCGGTCGCCTGCCGCTCGTGCGGAGAACGCGTCCAGTGTGTCAACTGCGCCGTCGCCCTCACCTTCCATCGCCGCGACAACCGCCTGCTGTGCCACTACTGCAACTTCGCCCAGCGGGTGCCGCAGGTCTGCCCTCATTGCGGCAGCGAGCACATCTACTTTCTGGGCAGCGGCAGTGAGAAGGTCGAGGACGAGCTCCACCGCCACCTGCCGCGCGCCCGCATTGCCCGCCTCGATCGCGATACGGTCACCGGAAAAAATCGTTATGAGCAAATCCTCGGCGGATTTCGGGAGGGCAATTACGATATCCTCGTCGGGACGCAAATGATTGCCAAGGGCCACGACATCCCGAACGTCACGCTCGTGGGCGTCGTGTCCGGCGATATCGGGCTGGCCATGCCCGACTTCCGCTCCGCTGAACGGGCCTTCCAACTGCTCACCCAGGTCGCGGGCCGCGCCGGCCGCCACTCGCTGCCCGGCACGGTCCTGATCCAGACCATCAATCCGGATCACTACGCCATCCGCTGCGCCGCCGAACAGGATTTCGGCAAGTTCTATGAGAAGGAGCTGCAGTTCCGCCGCCTCATGCGCTACCCGCCCTTCTGCGCCATGGCCAACATCGTCGTGCGCGCGGAGAAGCAGGAGGACGCCCTGCGCATGAGCGGCCAGATCGCCAACCTGCTGGGCATGCCGGAAGAGGGGATCAAGGTGCTCGGCCCGGCCGAGGCGCCCGTCCCGCGCCTCAAGAACGAATTCCGCTATCAGACCTTGATCAAAGCCATCTCGCGTCCCAAACTGAATGAGCTGTTGAAGTGCCTGCGCCAGCACGCCCTGGACGACAAGTGGCCGGCCACGGCGCTGGTGGTGGATGTCGACCCGATGAGTCTTCTATGA
- a CDS encoding ABC transporter ATP-binding protein translates to MQDPMVVFVDVRFGYGRAEVLHGLSFTVDRGAIMGMLGPNGAGKSTCIKLIAGILTPGMGAITVDGLPLPERAVDVKQRIGYVPESAMLFESLTGQEFLELSGRLHGVEEPLLQARISAILETFSLTAEAGDRLNAYSKGMRQKILIAAALLHNPDLLLLDEPLSGLDVNAAILIKDLLAALAAAGKTILYSSHVLDVVEKICNRVMIIHQGNLIANDTPEALREATSQATLEQVFRQLTHSVDTDPGVARIVDALRP, encoded by the coding sequence TTGCAGGATCCGATGGTCGTATTTGTCGATGTCCGGTTCGGGTACGGCCGGGCCGAGGTGCTGCACGGGCTCTCATTTACCGTGGATCGCGGCGCCATCATGGGGATGCTCGGGCCGAACGGGGCGGGCAAGAGCACCTGCATCAAGCTGATCGCGGGCATCCTCACGCCAGGAATGGGAGCCATCACAGTCGATGGACTGCCGCTGCCCGAGCGCGCAGTCGACGTGAAACAACGCATCGGTTATGTGCCGGAATCCGCCATGCTGTTCGAGTCGCTCACGGGCCAGGAGTTCCTGGAGCTCTCAGGCCGCTTGCATGGCGTGGAGGAGCCGCTGCTGCAAGCGAGGATCTCCGCCATTCTCGAAACATTCTCTTTGACCGCCGAAGCGGGCGACAGGCTGAACGCGTACTCCAAAGGCATGCGGCAGAAGATCCTGATCGCGGCCGCGCTGCTCCACAATCCGGACCTGCTACTGCTGGACGAACCGCTCTCCGGCCTCGACGTCAACGCCGCGATCCTCATCAAGGATCTGCTCGCGGCGCTGGCCGCGGCCGGCAAGACCATCCTTTACAGCTCGCATGTGCTCGACGTGGTGGAAAAGATCTGCAATCGGGTGATGATCATCCACCAGGGCAATCTCATCGCCAATGACACGCCGGAGGCCCTGCGCGAGGCCACCAGCCAGGCGACGCTGGAGCAGGTCTTCCGCCAGTTGACCCACTCGGTGGATACGGATCCCGGTGTCGCGCGCATCGTCGATGCGCTCAGGCCATGA